The nucleotide sequence GACGAGCTCACTGAGGCTCCCGTCGAATGGCCTTCGGCCTACGATCGCCTCCCACGCCATGATCCCGAGGCTATAGAGATCGCTCCGGAAGTCGATCTCTCCGCCACGGCACTGCTCGGGCGACATGTAGGCGGGAGTTCCGAGCGTAGAGCCGGCGGTGGTGAACGTGTTTGAATCCAGACTCCTCCCGCCGCCAGAGGCAATCGTTTCCTCGTCGTCCTCGGCAGCCACAGAGACACGGTTGGGTGCGAAGGCCGTAGACAAGTGCGAGGCGGTCTCGTCCGCGCCGGGAAGCGTCGCCAACTCGGAAGGGTCCGGCTCCGATCGCGGGCGCTCGCCGGTCTCGGGTGCCGCCCGTTCGAGGAGCTTCGCAAGGCCGAAGTCGAGAACCCGGACGGCGTGGCCGCCGCGCGGATCGGGGACGAGCCAGACGTTGTCCGGCTTCAAGTCCCGGTGGACGATGCCGTTCCTGTGGGCCTCGTCGAGGGCGAGCGCAATCTGCTCGACGATGTCGACGACGACGTCGAGGGGGAGCCGGCCCTGCTCCTTCAGGGTGTCGCGGACGGTCCTCCCCTGAAGGTACTCCATGACGAGGTACGCGACATCGGTCTCACCGACTCGGGCGGTTCCGAAATCGGTGACGTCGACGATGTTCGGGTGGCGCAGGCCGCCCGCAGCCCGTGCCTCGCGGCGGAACCGCTCGAGCGCCTCGGGGTGCTGGACGAGCTGCGGAAGGATGATCTTGACCGCGACCACGCGGCCCGTGCCGACGTGCATGGCCCGATAGACCGCGCCCATGCCACCCCGGCCGATGCGCCCCTCGATACGGTACTTCCCGTCGAGAGTCCGCCCGAGAAGCGGATCCAGCGTCGACATTTATCAGATTGTTGCACGATGCGACAGCGCAGGCCCTTCCCGCGGCAGCGAGCGAGGCACTTGTAGGGGTGCAATGGAAATTGCCGGTGGGCTGTGGCGCGTACAGACCAGAGTCACGCCCTCGATTTCCTTCTCGATCCCGCCCGTAGACGGGCATT is from Candidatus Binatia bacterium and encodes:
- a CDS encoding serine/threonine-protein kinase, which gives rise to MSTLDPLLGRTLDGKYRIEGRIGRGGMGAVYRAMHVGTGRVVAVKIILPQLVQHPEALERFRREARAAGGLRHPNIVDVTDFGTARVGETDVAYLVMEYLQGRTVRDTLKEQGRLPLDVVVDIVEQIALALDEAHRNGIVHRDLKPDNVWLVPDPRGGHAVRVLDFGLAKLLERAAPETGERPRSEPDPSELATLPGADETASHLSTAFAPNRVSVAAEDDEETIASGGGRSLDSNTFTTAGSTLGTPAYMSPEQCRGGEIDFRSDLYSLGIMAWEAIVGRRPFDGSLSELV